In the genome of Candida albicans SC5314 chromosome 6, complete sequence, the window CCGGCTTTGGTGGTGGCACAACGAACCATGGATGAGGTCATTGTTATGGCCAAAACAAAGTTGCGGGAGGTATTGATTGATGACCATGAGGTTACAGGGCGCCAGTTGAATAAGATGGCCGGTAGCAAAGAGAATATTGAGCTAGACGATATGTAACAGGTAGATAGTAATAAAACGCGAAATTGCAACACCAGTGCAAAATGTAACatcagaaaaaaaaaaacaacgCCAAATCAAGTATTTATAGGAGGGAGAAGGAGcctaatttttttttttttgttagtttGTTCCCCCATACTATTATGACTGAGACTAGCATTAGTGGGTTGCGTGGCCCCAAGTCCATGTATTTTATGGAGATTGTTGATGTGTCGTCGCAAGAATCCAGTGTGTTGTCGAGTATTGTTGAATCGTTTACGTCTGCGGTATCTGCATCGAACTTGGGGGTATACTCTGATGAAGTGCTTTGTGATATCAAACTGTCGTTGAAAGAGAATTCCCCAATTACTATGTTACCTAACTATAATGTCTCCCCTACAGGCGACGAGCATGGACAGTATTTGGTTATTGATTTAGGAGGGTCGACATTGAGAATAGCAGTGGTAGACATTTCCAAGCCACACCCAAATTTGTCGAGAAGTGAGAGGATAACTATAGTTGTGGAAAAGAGTTGGATTATTGGCAACGACTTTAAGAGGATTGATGGTGAGTTTTTCAAGTATATTGGGTCCAAGATTAACGAGATATTGATGGGACAGAATGTTATTGATGTAAAGTCGGTTATCAATACTGGTATAACCTGGTCGTTCCCGTTGGAAACAACCGACTACAATAGAGGCAAGATCAAGCATGTTTCCAAAGGGTATACTGTGGGAGAGGATATTTACGACAAGGATTTAAAGATGGTTTTGGAAGACACGTTGAGACAAGAGTACGGGTTGACACTTGACGTGCAGTCTATATTGAACGACTCGTTGGCGGTGTATTCTGCTGGGTGCTTTATTGATTCGAAGATGAAGTTGGCCATGGTGTTGGGGACAGGGATTAACATGTGCTGTTCCCTAAAAAGGTCAAGTGATATCCACCCCTCCAAGATGTTGGCTGATGCTACGTTGTTTAATTGTGAGCTCTCGTTGTTTGGCCAGAATCTATGTAAAGACTTTGCTACGAAATATGATATCATTATAGACAAGAGGTTTGCTGGTTTGCTGCACCACTTTAAGACGTTTATGGAGCCTGACCCTATTACAAAAACGCTTTTCCAGCCGCACGAGTTGATGACTAGTGGGAGGTACTTGCCAGAATTGACGAggttggtggtggtagatTTGATTGAGGCTGGCgagatttttcaaaatgttGACCACCAACAGATGTACCAAGAGTATGGTGGGTTTAGTGGGGagttgatttgttttgtgCATGAGAATGACGATTATGATGATATACATGACAAGTTGTGCAAGGCCTACGGCTGGACGACGGTTGGGTTGAGTGACATTGTCTGCTTGAAAGAAGTTGTATCGTGCATTATCAAGCGGGCGGCGTTTATTGTTGCCAATGCGATTATTGcgtttttcaaattgttggGCAGTGACGAGTTGGGTGGTGATGTGACGATTGGGTATGTGGGGTCGGTCTTGAACTACTTTCACAAGTATAGACGGTTGATTGTTGAGTATGTGAATAGCGCAGAGGAGGCCAAGGGGATAAAGGTTGACTTGAAGTTGATTGAAAATAGCTCGATTATAGGTGCTGCCATAGGTGCTGCCTATCATAAGTAGAATGTATAAAATGATATAAGATGAATGAGCAAGCCCAAGTGTACATCGCACTAGTGTAATTGGAGTAACATCCCTTCAACTCTTATCTGTCGCCTGAGCTGTTTAGTTGTTTTGACTGTATAGTTTACTTCTGTCCATATTGCCATAGATCAGATGTGTAAACATTATTTACGATTAATGAACTTGACCTGCCACACAGTGTTTGTCATGAATTACCTGTATATTCTAGACTCTATACATCTCTACAACTTTGACTTTAATCCAGCGGCAGCGTTATCGCAAACAATCAAGACATTTGCGTGGTCTTGTAAATAGCTTGATGGGTATTTTGGGTCGTTTGGTTTCCCGTTTACAGTTTTGTCCAATgcaaattgtttatttttgcCCAACACGATAATGGCAATTTCGTCTGAGTTGTCCAATATGGTGGAAATGCCAACACTCAATGCATATTTAGGGACCTTGCTCTCGTCGTTCCCGAAAAACCTGCAGTTTGCCTTGATGGTACTTTCGACCAACTCGACCTTTCTTGTTTTAGAGTTTCTTGATGATCCCGCTTCGTTGAATGCCAAATGACCTTCTGGGCCCAACCCACCTAAGAACAAATCGATTCTTCCgtattgtttgattttcttttcgtAGTTGGCACACTCCTCGTCGATGTTTGCGGCCAATCCGTTCAAGATGTGGATATTTTCACGCGGGATATCGATATGGTTGAAAAACTTGTCGTACATGAAATAATGGTACGACTGCAAGTCAGATGGGGCCAATCCCAAATACTCGTCCATGTTGAAGGTCACGACGTTCTTGAAACTAACACGGCCTTGCTTGTTGGCTTCGATCAATTTGGCATAAATGCCTTCAGGGGATGATCCGGTTGGAAGGCCAAGAACAAATGTTCTGGGAGtggaattgattttggCAATGATATAGTTTGCCAAATACTCAGCAGCATCGTTAGGGTTGGAAAATATAGCTTGTCTCATGGTTGATGAGAAATTGGGGTATTCATTTGGATTGTTGGCAGATGATGGGCCTTttatggtggtggtggtatcTGGATgttacatttttttttttcgggtgttgcatttttttttctttctcaaAAACGTGTTACATTTGTAACCTAGATACATTTTTTTGCTCCCAGAACAACCGAATGcctatatatatattgcCATGGCTGCCCACATCACTTGCTATGTTGTTCTTTCTCCCTAAGCATGTCATTTACTAGATTCACAAACTGTCATTTGATCGACAACGGTGAGTTGTATGAGTTTACTGACTTGTACGTCAACAACGCCACCAAAAGAATTTGTCATCCGCCAGCAAACCCTGAGTTGGTTAGTGAGGTTATAGATTTGAAGCAGCAAATATTAGCACCTGGGTTTATTGATATTCAGAATAACGGTATTTATGGGTTGAACTTTTCCAATCTTGGCGAGGAGTCTACCGCAGAGGATGTTGCTGAGTTTAAGCGGTTCTATAGAGATGCTATGGCCAAGTATTTGAGTACTGGGGTTACTGCTACGTGTCCTACTGTCACATCAAGCTTCCCAGAAGTGTATGCCAAAGTGTTGCCAATGTACAAGAGGAGTGTTTTGGCAAGTCAGACAGATTCGCTTGGAGCTCATGTTGAGGGGCCATTTATCAATGTGCAAAAGAAAGGGTGCCACCCAGTCGAAACGTTTGTTGATGCCAAAGAGGGTGAATCAAAATTGTTAGAAGTTTACGGGGACTTGTTTGATAATGTGTGTATTGTCACTGCTGCTCCTGAAATTGCTGGTGTTTTAGACTTGATACCTGTTGTTAAATCCAAGAACTGTGTGTTTTCCATTGGCCATACGATGTCGGATTATGACACAGCCGTGAAAGCTGTTGAGAAAGGTGCTACGATGATCACACACTTGTACAATGCCATGCCACAGCCACATCACCGTAATGCTGGTGTTGTGGGTTTGATTAATTCGCCTATTGTTGATACCCCATATTTCGGATTAATCTGTGATGGTGTACATGTTGACCCGTCGATGGTCAACCTTGCATATAGGTCGAACCCCAGCAAGTGTGTTTTGGTGACTGATGCTATGCACTTGATAGGTTTGCCTGATGGCCACTACAAATGGGACTCGCAGGTTATTGTAAAGACTGGTGATCGGTTGTATTTGGAGAACACCGACACGTTAGCTGGAGCTGCCACTACGTTGCCGCAATGTGTGCGTAACCTAGTCAAGTGGTCGCAAATCAGCTTGCCCCAAGCGGTGATGACTGTTACTAATAATGCTGCCAAGTCAATTGGCGTTGACCACGAGCGTGGGTTTTTGAATGTTGGGTGTTTAGctgattttgttgttttagaCAAGAGTGGGTTTGTTCGGAAAGTCTACAAGTTGGGACGTGAAGTTCAATCGTCAGATATACCTTTAGATAGAGCTACTGATAAATTAACTGCTGTTTTATAGATGTGTATTTAATCCATGTTTGGAGCGTATGCGTATTTGGAAAAGGTTCTAATTCTTGCACCGAAAATGTAGAACAAATATGGGATGGCACAGCATGCTAAGGAGATGAATGCCATAAGGGAGGTTGCCCATTCGTCGCCTAATCTGTGGTACATCTGGATAGTGAAGAGGGGTACACACGCACCCCAGATGGATCTGACAAACGTTTTAGCGGCTAATGCAGATGCAGCATAGTGTTGGTAGGAGTCGACGATATAGTTGTTTGCTGGGTTGTATAACAAAAGGAACCCGAACCCAACGGCGAAACCCGAGAAACACGGACCGGCCCACGAAAGTCTTTGGTATGAAGACCAGGCAAAGGCGAAAAGACCAGCAGGGACAAACCAACACCCAATCATCATCGGAATTAAACGCAATTCAGCTGGAGGCAACTCTCCTCTGTCTCTGTATTCCTGGGCACGTCTATTGTAGTCCTTGTTGAAAAAAGGTGCTGCCAACGACGAAGCAATGACACCCACACCAATAGGGATAAACATGACACCAGTTTTTGAGGCTGACCACCCTTTGCCTTCTTGGTAGACGATAGGATAAGCGAAAAAGAACATGTAAAGCAAACCGTACAACACTGACATGTACATGGTGACCAAAAAGACAATAAGCTCGCTGAGCAAGACAAATGGACGCAAGAGGGAGGTCTTGGCGACTTGGGCAAAAGTTCTGATTTGCAATTCGTTGAACGATCTATAGCGAGAGTCGCCAGTATCCTTTCTCAACTTTTTGGCCctctttttcaacaatattcCGTGGTGGGTTTCTGGAAccacaacaataaacaCAACATAGAAAAACCCTGCAACGATCAAAAACGTCCAGTATACCCATCTCCATGTTGGGGCATAGTCACACAACAACCCACCGAAAATTGGACCGCACACAGGTCCCAAGAACGGAGCAGCGGAGAACACTGCCATGGCTGTACCTCTTTCTGGCCCTTCCCAGATATCTGCCAACGACCCACCAATCAATGTCATTGGTGCACTAAAGGCTGTACCGTCAATCAAACGACATATAAGCAAGGTAGCGATGTTTTGGGCGGCACCACAAGGGACAATAAACACCACCGCAACAAATAAGGTGACCACATAAATAGGTTTTCTGCCCACCTCTTCAGACATTGGGGCAAACACCAATGGCCCTACACCAAAACCAATAACAAACATAGTAACTGAAGCCAAAATGATAACTTCCTCTGATACGCCGAAATCTGCAGCTGGTCTTTCTAAATCCCCAGTAACGATAGCTGAACCTAAAGccacaacaaaacaaatcatcCCTAACAAGACCGTGCACAACCATTTGAATCCCTTACCAAAGTTTTTGGGGTTGTGTTTGTCTCCTTCGGTCCAGTCCACTAAACGcaattttgtttctttgtCAATGGGGTACTTCCAAGGGTCGGCGTCGTTGTAGTCGGTGTGTGGATCTGGGTGAGTCTCGACTTTGTGAATATCGTATGGCTGTTCCAATGGCCCTAACTGACCAGCACCTTCAGCTAACTCGGAGACGATCTTTTCCACCCCCTTGTTGTGGGAGACTAATCTTTCTAGTTCTTTGCGGTCGTCATGGTGAATGGTGTAGTCGACGACTTTTTCGGAGTTGACACTGATATTGTCTAAAGTAGTGTTATCTGACATGCTTGATAGTCAGAATAATCCAACCCCAAACCATTGGGGAATTGCTTGTCCATTTATAGTGGTTGGAAGTGGTGAAAATGCagagaaaaatttttttgtgcTGCATGTGAGGTCGGCCCTAAATCTTCCACGGCTAATCTctacaaaacaaaacaacggttaaaaaaaaagatctCTTTGTGtaattatatattaatGAGCATTACTCTATTTGGTATTAGTTTCCGGGGTATAGGCGTATCTAGAGAATGTTCTGACTCTTGCCccgaaaaagaagaataaataTGGGATGGCACAGCATGCTAAGGAGATGAAGGCCATGAGGGAGGTGGCCCACTGGTCGCCTAATCTGTGGTACATTTGGATAGTGAAGAGGGGCACACACGCACCCCAAATGGATCTGACAAATGTTTTGGCAGCTAATGCAGATGCAGCATAGTGTTGGTAGGAGTCGACGATATAGTTGTTGGCCGGGTTGTACAAACAGCAAAAGCCAAAACCTGCAGCCAATCCTGAGAAGCATGGACCGGCCCAGGATACCCAAGTGTATGAAGACCAGGCAAATGCAAAAAGACCAACAGGAACAAACCAGCATGCAATCATCATGGGGATTAATCTGAGTTCTGGTGGTGGCAACTCTCCTCTATCTCTGTAGACCTGGGCACGTCTGTTGTAGTCTTTGTTAAAGAAAGGAGCGGCAATAGTAGCGATAATCacaccaacaccaatgGGAATAAACATGACACCAGTCAAGGAGGCTGACCATCCTTTACCTTGTTGGTAGACCACTGGGTAGGCAAAGAAGAACATGTAAAGCAAACCGTAGCAGATGGCCATGTATATTGTCATGAGGAAGACGATGAGCTCGCTGAGCAAGACAAAGGGACGTAAAAGGGAGGTTTTGGCGACTTCTCCAAATGATCTGATCTGCAATTCGTTGAATGATCTGTAGCGGGAGTCTCCTGTCTCTTTTCTCAACTTTTTGGCACgtttcttcaacaatattCCGTGGTGGGTTTCTGGGACTATGGCAATAAATATAGCATAAAATACACCAGCAACAATTAAGAATGTCCAGTATATCCATCTCCAAGTTGGAGCGTGGTCACATAACAAACCACCAAAAATTGGTCCACATACTGGCCCTAAAAACGGAGCAGCAGAAAAAATGGCCATGGCCGTACCTCTTTCAGGACCTTCCCAGATATCGGCTAACGACCCACCAATCAATGTCATTGGTGCACTAAATGCAATACCATCGATCAAACGACAAACAATTAATGTGGCGATGTTTTTAGCGGCGCCACAAGGAACGATAAATACCACTGCAATAAATAAGGTGACCACATAAATAGGCTTTCTACCAACTTCTTCTGACATGGGGGCAAACACCAACGGCCCAACACCAAAACCAATGACAAATACTGTTACTGAAGCCAAGATTATCACTTCTTCCGAAACACCAAAGTACTCTGCTGGACGTTCCATATCCCCAGTAACGATTGCTGACCCCAAGGccacaacaaaacaaactGCACCCAAGACCAAGGTGTATAACCATTTTTTAGCTTTGGAGATGTTTTTTGGGTTGTGTTTGTCGCCATCGACCCATTCAACCAAACGTAAACCAGATTCCAGGTCGATTGGGTACTTCCAAGGGTCGGCTTCATTGTAGTCAGTGTGGGGGTCTGGATGGGTTTCGATCTTTTTTATATCGTATGGCTGTTCTAATGGTCCTAATTGACCTGCGCCTTCTTGTAAGTCTGAGATGATTCTCTCTACCCCTTTGTTGTTGGACACCAAGCTTCTAGCGTCGTCATCTCTTGAGCGGATCTTGCTGAGGATGCTTCTTGTTGGTTGGACTGGGTGGTTTTGTAAGTCGTCACCGAAATCTCTAACTTTTTCTGAATCAACACTTGCGTTATCTAATGTGGAGTCTGTAGCGTGTGACATGTTTGGATGGTGAGAGCAAATAACAACTACTGGGAAATctctttatatttatagTAAATTGGTTCTAAATTTTAGTATTGGTTGGTTATGAATCTGAGCAGTGATTGCTCTGAGGTATATCTTTATCGCCGACTTAGATATGCGGGGTGGCTATTTGTGGTTCAGCCATACGCTTGGCTTTGCGGGATTTAAGTTTTGTGTCATCGGTAAGGAGATGGAAGGTATGCTAGTAGATGGGGGATGGCATGGTGTTGAACGAATAGATGGATCATTGGGTGGTTGGCCGTTGGTGAGATGTTGATTTGGtgatgttttttttaagttACACGTTGATGAATACACATTTTTTGGGCCGATAAAACGGCTCTCACAAATTTATAGCCGACATCGGCAACAACGGCGAGATGTATAAATCGCGTGAATTAGTCACAGACCAACTGGGCGATTTTTCAACCGATGctgaatttttcaacagaTCCGACGCAAATCCCTTTCGGGTAAAGGACTCTTATTTAGAAGGCCACTGTAGCTTATCTTCCCTTTGGTTGAGCGTTTTTTTTGGCTTGTGACCGTTGTCAGAAGTATCTTATTGCGGCATGCGTATACGATGGTCTGCTCGCGAGTTCATGATCTGGGTCTTGTTTTATCTGAGAAATAGCAATCATGAAACTAAAGAACTGCAATTAATAATCTATTACACATATATAAATGTCCACCAACCCTCTTTTTTAGAATTATCAACTATTTCCTTATTAAACTACACTATAGTATAGAATTGATATacattatattattatcactaCTCAAAGATAAGATTCCTA includes:
- the HXK1 gene encoding hexokinase 1 (N-acetylglucosamine (GlcNAc) kinase; involved in GlcNAc utilization; required for wild-type hyphal growth and mouse virulence; GlcNAc-induced transcript; induced by alpha pheromone in SpiderM medium); protein product: MTETSISGLRGPKSMYFMEIVDVSSQESSVLSSIVESFTSAVSASNLGVYSDEVLCDIKSSLKENSPITMLPNYNVSPTGDEHGQYLVIDLGGSTLRIAVVDISKPHPNLSRSERITIVVEKSWIIGNDFKRIDGEFFKYIGSKINEILMGQNVIDVKSVINTGITWSFPLETTDYNRGKIKHVSKGYTVGEDIYDKDLKMVLEDTLRQEYGLTLDVQSILNDSLAVYSAGCFIDSKMKLAMVLGTGINMCCSLKRSSDIHPSKMLADATLFNCELSLFGQNLCKDFATKYDIIIDKRFAGLSHHFKTFMEPDPITKTLFQPHELMTSGRYLPELTRLVVVDLIEAGEIFQNVDHQQMYQEYGGFSGELICFVHENDDYDDIHDKLCKAYGWTTVGLSDIVCLKEVVSCIIKRAAFIVANAIIAFFKLLGSDELGGDVTIGYVGSVLNYFHKYRRLIVEYVNSAEEAKGIKVDLKLIENSSIIGAAIGAAYHK
- the NAG1 gene encoding Nag1p (Glucosamine-6-phosphate deaminase; required for normal hyphal growth and mouse virulence; converts glucosamine 6-P to fructose 6-P; reversible reaction in vitro; gene and protein is GlcNAc-induced; Spider biofilm induced), with product MRQAIFSNPNDAAEYLANYIIAKINSTPRTFVLGLPTGSSPEGIYAKLIEANKQGRVSFKNVVTFNMDEYLGLAPSDLQSYHYFMYDKFFNHIDIPRENIHILNGLAANIDEECANYEKKIKQYGRIDLFLGGLGPEGHLAFNEAGSSRNSKTRKVELVESTIKANCRFFGNDESKVPKYALSVGISTILDNSDEIAIIVLGKNKQFALDKTVNGKPNDPKYPSSYLQDHANVLIVCDNAAAGLKSKL
- the DAC1 gene encoding Dac1p (N-acetylglucosamine-6-phosphate (GlcNAcP) deacetylase; N-acetylglucosamine utilization; required for wild-type hyphal growth and virulence in mouse systemic infection; gene and protein are GlcNAc-induced; Spider biofilm induced) translates to MSFTRFTNCHLIDNGELYEFTDLYVNNATKRICHPPANPELVSEVIDLKQQILAPGFIDIQNNGIYGLNFSNLGEESTAEDVAEFKRFYRDAMAKYLSTGVTATCPTVTSSFPEVYAKVLPMYKRSVLASQTDSLGAHVEGPFINVQKKGCHPVETFVDAKEGESKLLEVYGDLFDNVCIVTAAPEIAGVLDLIPVVKSKNCVFSIGHTMSDYDTAVKAVEKGATMITHLYNAMPQPHHRNAGVVGLINSPIVDTPYFGLICDGVHVDPSMVNLAYRSNPSKCVLVTDAMHLIGLPDGHYKWDSQVIVKTGDRLYLENTDTLAGAATTLPQCVRNLVKWSQISLPQAVMTVTNNAAKSIGVDHERGFLNVGCLADFVVLDKSGFVRKVYKLGREVQSSDIPLDRATDKLTAVL
- the NAG3 gene encoding Nag3p (Putative MFS transporter; similar to Nag4; required for wild-type mouse virulence and cycloheximide resistance; in gene cluster that includes genes encoding enzymes of GlcNAc catabolism; Spider biofilm repressed), with protein sequence MSDNTTLDNISVNSEKVVDYTIHHDDRKELERLVSHNKGVEKIVSELAEGAGQLGPLEQPYDIHKVETHPDPHTDYNDADPWKYPIDKETKLRLVDWTEGDKHNPKNFGKGFKWLCTVLLGMICFVVALGSAIVTGDLERPAADFGVSEEVIILASVTMFVIGFGVGPLVFAPMSEEVGRKPIYVVTLFVAVVFIVPCGAAQNIATLLICRLIDGTAFSAPMTLIGGSLADIWEGPERGTAMAVFSAAPFLGPVCGPIFGGLLCDYAPTWRWVYWTFLIVAGFFYVVFIVVVPETHHGILLKKRAKKLRKDTGDSRYRSFNELQIRTFAQVAKTSLLRPFVLLSELIVFLVTMYMSVLYGLLYMFFFAYPIVYQEGKGWSASKTGVMFIPIGVGVIASSLAAPFFNKDYNRRAQEYRDRGELPPAELRLIPMMIGCWFVPAGLFAFAWSSYQRLSWAGPCFSGFAVGFGFLLLYNPANNYIVDSYQHYAASALAAKTFVRSIWGACVPLFTIQMYHRLGDEWATSLMAFISLACCAIPYLFYIFGARIRTFSKYAYAPNMD
- the NAG4 gene encoding Nag4p (Putative transporter; fungal-specific; similar to Nag3p and to S. cerevisiae Ypr156Cp and Ygr138Cp; required for wild-type mouse virulence and wild-type cycloheximide resistance; gene cluster encodes enzymes of GlcNAc catabolism); translated protein: MSHATDSTLDNASVDSEKVRDFGDDLQNHPVQPTRSILSKIRSRDDDARSLVSNNKGVERIISDLQEGAGQLGPLEQPYDIKKIETHPDPHTDYNEADPWKYPIDSESGLRLVEWVDGDKHNPKNISKAKKWLYTLVLGAVCFVVALGSAIVTGDMERPAEYFGVSEEVIILASVTVFVIGFGVGPLVFAPMSEEVGRKPIYVVTLFIAVVFIVPCGAAKNIATLIVCRLIDGIAFSAPMTLIGGSLADIWEGPERGTAMAIFSAAPFLGPVCGPIFGGLLCDHAPTWRWIYWTFLIVAGVFYAIFIAIVPETHHGILLKKRAKKLRKETGDSRYRSFNELQIRSFGEVAKTSLLRPFVLLSELIVFLMTIYMAICYGLLYMFFFAYPVVYQQGKGWSASLTGVMFIPIGVGVIIATIAAPFFNKDYNRRAQVYRDRGELPPPELRLIPMMIACWFVPVGLFAFAWSSYTWVSWAGPCFSGLAAGFGFCCLYNPANNYIVDSYQHYAASALAAKTFVRSIWGACVPLFTIQMYHRLGDQWATSLMAFISLACCAIPYLFFFFGARVRTFSRYAYTPETNTK